One stretch of Gopherus flavomarginatus isolate rGopFla2 chromosome 2, rGopFla2.mat.asm, whole genome shotgun sequence DNA includes these proteins:
- the LOC127045944 gene encoding late histone H2B.L4 encodes MSAEAGKKRGRGPVSGDKKSKRKVKRRETYSVYIYKVLKQVHPDTGISSKAMSIMNSFVNDVFERIATEASRLAQYNKRSTITSREVQTAVRLLLPGELAKHAVSEGTKAVTKYTSSK; translated from the exons ATGAGTGCAGAAGCTGGGAAGAAGCGAGGCCGAGGCCCTGTCTCTGGGGACAAGAAATCTAAGCGGAAGGTGAAGAGGAGGGAGACCTACTCAGTCTATATCTACAAAGTGCTGAAACAA GTTCACCCTGACACTGGCATCTCCTCTAAGGCCATGAGCATCATGAACTCCTTTGTGAATGATGTCTTCGAGCGCATTGCCACAGAGGCCTCCCGCCTAGCCCAGTACAACAAGCGCTCCACTATCACCAGCCGCGAGGTGCAGACCGCCGTCCGCCTGCTGCTGCCGGGGGAGCTGGCCAAGCACGCTGTGTCTGAGGGCACCAAAGCAGTCACCAAATACACCAGCAGCAAGTGA